From a region of the Colias croceus chromosome 30, ilColCroc2.1 genome:
- the LOC123704518 gene encoding uncharacterized protein LOC123704518 → MFLFPFLCILSTTLARHTGNSYYGYGLRSEDDMKHLYNNNFSEDELIAINNYKSGNAPYFKATDNIFDESLFDNRRMFGWVSKLLRKNKNKTSTQQPRYEDLINEKLFYLNLSRNLSDNLTKLTNVLDHFTKSIKEKPLLRVSRSVDDAQNETDLNENTDTINSTDKTNDTDTDNNTSDSYNRTEIVDKTEEPNEPIDGRRSFKSVELEHKLLSAINDTLNVIQYKIQTVSNIQELFSDRLMYKVGYIAGSLTAIKGLIDEIHLNVVKNDTQLDDKYILNMYDTVNRIKESSGRLLELLNVYVDKATSELIANK, encoded by the exons atgtttttatttccatttttgt gcATTCTATCAACTACATTAGCAAGGCACACAGGTAATTCGTATTACGGATATGGCTTGAGAAGCGAAGACGATATGAagcatctttataataataattttagcgAAGATGaattaattgcaataaataattataaaagtgGCAATGCACCATATTTCAaagccacagataatatattcgaTGAAAGTTTGTTTGACAATCGACGAATGTTTGGCTGGGTGTcgaaattattaagaaaaaacaaaaataagacATCCACACAGCAACCTAGATATGAGGATTTGATAaacgaaaaattattttatttgaatttaagtAGAAACTTATCGGACAATCTGACAAAACTAACTAACGTTCTTGATCATTTTACGAAATCTATTAAAGAGAAACCTTTGCTAAGAGTTTCTAGGTCTGTAGACGATGCTCAAAATGAAAccgatttaaatgaaaatacagATACCATAAATAGTACAGATAAAACAAACGATACAGACACAGATAACAACACTTCAGACAGTTATAATAGGACAGAAATCGTAGATAAAACAGAAGAGCCAAATGAACCTATTGATGGAAGAAGATCATTTAAATCAGTTGAATTAGAACACAAATTGCTTTCAGCTATCAATGACACTTTAAACGTAATACAGTACAAAATACAAACCGTCTCGAACATTCAAGAACTATTTTCTGACAGGCTTATGTATAAAGTTGGTTATATAGCTGGTTCTCTAACTGCAATTAAAGGTCTTATAGATGAAATACATTTGAATGTTGTTAAAAATGATACACAGTTAGATGAtaagtacattttaaatatgtatgataCTGTTAATAGAATTAAAGAAAGTTCTGGGCGTCTTTTGGAGTTACTAAATGTATATGTCGATAAAGCCACTAGTGAActtattgcaaataaataa
- the LOC123704762 gene encoding uncharacterized protein LOC123704762: protein MFQYEYEKRPTPTPCDSSATTRDFYARRPLPPRPECDRLPAKPSVPLKVWIIASASCFAVCAVLVLATVVVIRWGTTETYTAREIYAEAPEPIFSFPYPQQRPDKTTTETASQEIDNEIQFPILEKLSIFKNIVANRDRKNDNLASKPQLHPLHDTSLHHPDRKIEKKDKPKLPIDIKDTKIPDFKPTLPDIFTTRQIKLSDGYITDLQHNEYEDYYNDENLYDDYMQSNTMTSYLIEKVQELHEWITTDPTFEVSKKKDANNFGQVLKALNESLIEGNVTIIMSKLRDIYYGDNYTVANSSRKIILTNSTNLLSFGILTMDVMLLHNIQLMAWENQEGARNKMLKDPDVFAFNALFMEPSKVESKRKEVYHHYENGVFSKRQNLRQDPIDEFSMGKNLLENVLEIGMSTARAAIHLGKAYKNTKNLLNQLSNREAINANIQNQLSRNIDGNTHALHHLQTSYNDSSSVASDIYTDLDCVWILYCKNLVVTAKLNPPYGTMARINGLALRMLAGDLAADRALDTMLYEVLTGWTELRCNDMFPKCSKANAAAIVLDSIIQPLKKSQKTST, encoded by the exons ATGTTCCAGTACGAATATGAAAAGCGGCCCACTCCAACCCCGTGCGACAGTAGCGCGACGACGCGCGACTTTTACGCGCGCCGGCCTCTCCCGCCGCGACCGGAGTGCGACAGATTGCCTGCTAAACCTAGC GTACCTCTTAAAGTGTGGATAATAGCCAGTGCATCATGCTTCGCGGTGTGCGCTGTGTTAGTGCTCGCTACGGTCGTGGTCATTCGCTGGGGCACCACGGAGACATATACCGCTAGAGAGATATATGCTGAAGCACCG GAGCCGATATTCTCTTTCCCATACCCACAGCAACGACCAGACAAAACAACAACAGAAACCGCGTCCCAGGAAATAGACAACGAAATACAATTCCCGATTCTAGAAAAACTTTCGATATTCAAAAACATAGTCGCAAATAGGGATAGAAAGAATGACAATCTCGCTTCAAAACCTCAGTTACATCCCCTCCACGATACATCCTTACACCATCCGGAtagaaaaatagaaaaaaaagacaaaCCAAAACTGCCCATAGACAtcaaagatacaaaaataCCAGACTTCAAACCGACCCTACCAGATATCTTTACGACTAGACAAATAAAACTATCCGACGGCTATATCACTGATTTACAACACAATGAATACGAAGATTACTACAATGATGAGAACCTATACGATGACTATATGCAAAGTAACACAATGACCAgttatttaatagaaaaagTTCAAGAGCTACACGAATGGATCACAACTGATCCCACTTTTGAAGTGAGTAAGAAGAAGGACGCTAATAATTTCGGACAAGTGTTAAAAGCGTTAAATGAGAGCTTAATCGAGGGTAATGTGACGATAATAATGAGTAAACTAAGGGATATTTATTATGGGGATAACTATACTGTGGCTAATAGTAGTAGGAAGATAATATTGACAAATAGTACCAATTTATTGTCGTTCGGAATACTGACGATGGATGTTATgctgttacataatattcagcTCATGGCTTGGGAGAATCAA GAAGGTGCACGCAACAAAATGCTCAAAGATCCAGATGTGTTCGCGTTCAACGCTCTATTCATGGAACCCAGCAAGGTGGAATCGAAACGGAAAGAAGTGTACCATCACTATGAGAATGGTGTTTTTTC aaaacgCCAAAACCTCCGGCAAGACCCAATAGATGAGTTTAGTATGGGAAAGAATCTTCTAGAAAATGTATTGGAAATTGGCATGAGCACAGCCAGGGCTGCCATACACTTGGGAAaagcttataaaaatacaaa GAACCTCCTAAACCAACTGTCAAACAGAGAAGCAATAAACGCAAACATACAAAACCAATTATCCCGCAACATAGATGGCAACACTCACGCGCTACATCACTTGCAAACGTCATACAATGACAGTTCGAGTGTTGCTAGTGATATATACACGGATTTGGACTGTGTGTGGATTTTGTATTGTAAGAACTTAGTTGTGACTGCGAAGTTGAACCCGCCGTATGGGACTATGGCTAGGATTAATGG GTTAGCACTAAGAATGTTAGCTGGTGACTTAGCAGCAGACAGAGCGTTAGACACAATGTTGTACGAAGTTCTGACTGGCTGGACCGAGCTCAGATGTAATGATATGTTTCCCAA atgcAGTAAAGCGAACGCTGCCGCCATTGTTCTAGACTCAATTATACAACCATTAAAAAAGTCACAGAAAACttcaacataa
- the LOC123704789 gene encoding uncharacterized protein LOC123704789, whose product MNYTCDDCSVTDILCNGDSVLSAGRVSVIRVTNMISFNFPRFEDSHACVYMGFFKIKNKFLKKVLAVIDNNSPAVTIPEVVTVQAPKIGEQFQQDVPYSCSECVVDKVFVNGIPLETAYRRSSIGSVAFFSASPTEITISITEYTTTYEGVYQAVFSVGSENVTKTIMEIRDGTEETVQEATTVASTLAVADTTVATEEATTAAAAA is encoded by the exons ATGAACTACACGTGCGACGATTGTTCTGTCACGGATATATTGTGCAATGGAGATAGCGTGCTATCCGCGGGGAGGGTATCCGTTATCCGGGTTACTAATATGATCAGTTTTAATTTTCCTAG ATTCGAAGATAGCCACGCGTGTGTCTACAtgggatttttcaaaattaaaaataaatttttgaagaaAGTATTAGCTGTTATTGAca aTAACT CTCCTG ccGTGACTATCCCAGAAGTGGTGACAGTGCAAGCACCAAAAATTGGTGAGCAGTTCCAGCAGGATGTGCCTTATAGTTGTAGTGAATGTGTTGTTGATAAG GTATTTGTCAATGGTATACCTCTTGAAACAGCTTACCGGCGAAGCTCTATTGGATCTGTTGCATTCTTTtca GCATCGCCAACAGAAATAACCATAAGTATAACAGAATATACGACGACTTATGAAGGGGTGTATCAAGCTGTGTTTTCAGTTGGCTCGGAGAACGTCACAAAAACCATTATGGAGATACG gGATGGTACAGAAGAAACAGTACAAGAAGCAACTACTGTAGCTAGTACCCTGGCTGTAGCAGATACTACAG ttgcCACTGAAGAAGCTACCACGGCAGCTGCAGCTGCCTAA